The following coding sequences lie in one Euhalothece natronophila Z-M001 genomic window:
- a CDS encoding DUF6930 domain-containing protein, whose amino-acid sequence MSTLHSTTIRRLLNLPQDDSVWEGDRRSLEGLISDQEEEKSSQECVIWVDGSEGMVRGMEMVSQDTGMEVMVRTLLRAMEAPQSYGKPCRPKSIIVRDREILFFLRGILQEVGIKIDYAPELPLIDTLFQGLTESQEERPPLLPESYKKALVKTAGEIWENAPWDFLDDSEVITIEFPHWDIDPLYLSIMGMLGQEYGVLLYRSLASMKTFRSEVLNIEDMEKLENAFLKQDCWFLNYEIPEDVEEEEAESLSAAEVDPYFGSISPYEGIRPFLGEEEAAIVYVALQGLKRFVQSSESELDTTEKLEKHYHIPLPTTSHDSSNIHVKLSTNPELEEELMMLWDDDEEDEEPLPLINDDLVPKDSFLSLGMVPWDMIHQMQNNPKQLYESLGATEKGEGMPVILIQTSRPKAQTMIEQIQDSGGLEGIGFNEGEDSSVNTIYDLGLLQMGDGELYLFGEFNKDDPTHVKARQHWDRRCEQTGGYCALILARGLKGANRGKPQLRDMMALFEAKALSPEDLGLGVLSAIDL is encoded by the coding sequence ATGAGTACCCTCCATTCCACCACCATTCGTCGCTTATTAAACCTTCCACAAGATGATAGTGTCTGGGAGGGAGATCGGCGCAGTCTTGAAGGCTTAATATCTGATCAAGAAGAAGAAAAAAGCTCTCAAGAATGTGTGATTTGGGTTGATGGATCAGAAGGCATGGTGCGCGGCATGGAAATGGTTTCCCAAGACACAGGAATGGAAGTCATGGTACGAACTTTGTTGCGGGCAATGGAAGCGCCACAAAGTTACGGGAAACCCTGTCGTCCAAAAAGTATTATTGTGCGCGATCGCGAAATTCTCTTTTTTCTACGAGGGATTTTACAAGAAGTAGGCATAAAAATTGACTACGCCCCAGAATTACCTTTAATTGATACGCTCTTCCAAGGCTTAACAGAAAGTCAGGAAGAACGCCCCCCATTATTACCAGAAAGTTACAAAAAAGCCTTAGTCAAGACCGCTGGTGAAATTTGGGAAAATGCCCCTTGGGATTTTTTAGATGATAGCGAAGTGATTACTATTGAATTTCCTCATTGGGATATTGATCCCCTTTACCTCTCAATTATGGGGATGCTAGGACAAGAGTATGGGGTCTTGCTTTATCGTTCTTTAGCCTCTATGAAAACCTTTCGGTCAGAAGTCTTAAATATAGAAGACATGGAGAAATTAGAAAATGCCTTTTTAAAGCAAGATTGCTGGTTTCTCAACTATGAAATTCCTGAAGATGTTGAGGAAGAAGAAGCAGAAAGTTTAAGTGCAGCTGAGGTTGACCCCTATTTTGGCAGTATTAGTCCCTACGAAGGAATAAGACCTTTCTTAGGAGAAGAAGAAGCAGCGATTGTCTATGTGGCACTACAAGGCTTAAAACGCTTTGTTCAAAGCAGTGAATCAGAACTGGACACCACAGAGAAACTTGAGAAACATTATCACATTCCTCTCCCAACAACTTCTCATGATTCCTCGAATATTCATGTCAAACTTTCCACTAATCCTGAATTAGAAGAAGAGTTAATGATGTTATGGGATGATGATGAGGAAGATGAAGAGCCACTTCCACTCATTAATGATGATCTCGTACCTAAGGATTCCTTTCTTAGTCTGGGAATGGTTCCTTGGGACATGATTCATCAAATGCAAAATAACCCAAAACAATTATATGAATCTCTAGGGGCAACAGAAAAAGGCGAAGGAATGCCCGTTATTTTAATCCAAACTTCACGCCCAAAAGCCCAAACAATGATTGAACAGATTCAAGACTCGGGAGGATTAGAGGGAATTGGTTTTAACGAAGGAGAAGATTCTAGTGTGAACACGATTTATGATTTAGGGCTTTTGCAAATGGGCGATGGGGAACTTTATCTATTCGGTGAATTTAATAAAGATGATCCTACTCATGTGAAAGCCCGTCAGCATTGGGACAGACGGTGTGAGCAAACGGGAGGATATTGTGCTTTAATTCTTGCAAGGGGCTTAAAAGGAGCGAATAGAGGAAAACCACAACTTCGAGATATGATGGCCTTATTTGAAGCAAAAGCCCTTTCTCCAGAAGATTTAGGACTAGGGGTTTTATCTGCCATTGATCTCTAA
- a CDS encoding APC family permease → MVKLPSPNQEETAKQPAEAKKLDTFGGVYTPSILTILGVIMYLRFGWVVGNVGLLGTLIIVTLSTSITFLTALSISAIATDRVVRGGGAYYMISRSLGIESGGAVGIPLYFAQALSVALYTIGFAESVVNQFPNLSQLYVALIVTILVAGVALTSANIAIKVQYVIMAAIALSLLSFFFGSSLEPTEIEMWGAADRLSEPFWQVFAVFFPAVTGIMAGVNMSGDLKNPTKAIPWGTLGAVGTGYVIYMILPIVMATRADAATLLETPLIMKETALWGPAILFGVWGATLSSALGSILGAPRILQALARDRVLPRWMRFLGKGSGPNDEPKVGTFVTLAFVIATVYVGELDLIAPVLTMFFLTTYLVLNVSAGIEAFLQSPSFRPDFKVHWAFSLLGAIGCLVVMFLINAVATVVAAVVSLSIYFWLQRRELEVTWGDVRRGLWMALLRIGIYQIAQSYQKEDAKNWRPHILVLSGAPTKRWSLIELADALTHKRGLVTVSTVLKKTQRGLGQQGEMEERVRKYLDKKGVEALVRVISADDTFIGGQHLVETYGLGPVVPNTVLLGDSESLDHRENYCEMITRIHQSNRNVIIFRENHKKGFGRRRRIDIWWGGSMQANGGLMLLLAYLIRNDVRWREAKIFLNLVVQNQNAVLPARDNLNRLLTQLRIMATPQVIVADGRSFDRILGETSGNADLIFLGMARPDENFVQHYESLQQKVTNLPSTIFVLAAPNFSFEDVF, encoded by the coding sequence ATGGTTAAACTCCCCTCCCCTAATCAAGAAGAAACGGCAAAACAGCCAGCAGAAGCAAAAAAATTAGACACATTTGGCGGTGTTTATACCCCTTCTATTCTCACCATTTTAGGGGTCATTATGTATCTTCGCTTTGGCTGGGTTGTGGGTAATGTGGGACTTTTAGGGACATTAATTATTGTTACCCTCTCTACGTCAATTACCTTCCTAACGGCTTTATCCATTTCCGCGATTGCTACAGATCGCGTGGTGCGTGGCGGTGGGGCTTATTATATGATTAGTCGCTCTCTGGGCATTGAAAGTGGTGGCGCAGTGGGGATTCCCCTTTATTTTGCCCAAGCATTATCTGTGGCTCTCTATACCATTGGTTTTGCTGAAAGTGTTGTAAATCAGTTTCCTAATTTAAGTCAGTTATATGTGGCGCTGATTGTGACTATATTGGTTGCTGGCGTGGCACTAACTTCGGCAAATATTGCCATTAAAGTCCAATATGTGATTATGGCAGCGATCGCGCTTTCTCTCCTCTCCTTCTTTTTTGGCAGTTCCCTTGAACCCACTGAAATCGAAATGTGGGGGGCAGCTGATCGGCTTTCTGAACCTTTTTGGCAAGTGTTTGCAGTATTCTTTCCCGCGGTAACGGGAATTATGGCGGGAGTCAATATGTCAGGAGACTTGAAAAACCCCACTAAAGCTATTCCGTGGGGAACATTAGGGGCAGTGGGAACAGGTTATGTGATCTATATGATCCTCCCGATTGTTATGGCAACTCGTGCTGATGCAGCCACCTTATTAGAAACCCCCCTAATTATGAAAGAAACGGCTCTTTGGGGGCCAGCAATTTTATTCGGGGTATGGGGGGCAACCCTCAGTAGTGCCTTAGGGAGTATTTTGGGCGCACCTAGGATTTTACAAGCACTAGCGCGCGATCGCGTTTTACCTCGTTGGATGCGCTTTTTAGGTAAAGGCAGTGGGCCCAATGATGAACCGAAAGTGGGAACATTTGTTACCCTTGCCTTTGTTATTGCCACGGTTTATGTCGGGGAATTAGACCTTATTGCTCCAGTTTTGACCATGTTTTTCTTAACTACCTACTTGGTGTTAAATGTCTCTGCTGGGATTGAAGCCTTCTTACAAAGTCCCTCGTTTCGCCCTGATTTTAAGGTGCATTGGGCTTTTTCTCTCTTAGGCGCGATCGGCTGTTTGGTAGTAATGTTCCTCATTAATGCGGTGGCTACTGTTGTGGCAGCAGTTGTCAGTCTAAGCATTTATTTTTGGTTGCAGAGACGGGAATTAGAAGTCACTTGGGGGGATGTGCGTCGCGGCTTATGGATGGCGTTACTTCGCATTGGCATTTATCAAATTGCTCAATCTTATCAAAAAGAAGACGCAAAGAACTGGCGACCCCACATTCTGGTTTTATCAGGCGCGCCCACTAAGCGCTGGTCACTGATTGAACTCGCTGATGCGCTTACCCACAAACGAGGCTTAGTGACAGTTTCAACGGTATTGAAAAAGACGCAACGGGGATTAGGGCAACAAGGGGAAATGGAAGAACGTGTCCGCAAATACCTTGATAAAAAAGGAGTAGAAGCCTTAGTCCGTGTGATTAGTGCTGATGATACCTTTATTGGCGGACAGCATTTAGTGGAAACCTATGGCTTAGGGCCAGTTGTTCCGAATACCGTCTTGCTAGGGGACAGCGAGTCTTTAGATCATCGTGAAAACTACTGTGAGATGATCACCCGTATTCACCAATCGAACCGCAATGTAATTATCTTTCGGGAAAACCATAAAAAAGGCTTTGGGCGACGACGACGGATTGATATTTGGTGGGGAGGGAGTATGCAAGCCAATGGGGGGTTAATGTTACTTTTAGCCTATTTAATCCGTAATGATGTGCGGTGGCGAGAAGCCAAAATTTTTCTCAATTTAGTGGTTCAGAATCAAAATGCAGTGCTTCCAGCGCGAGACAATTTAAATCGTCTGCTAACTCAATTAAGAATTATGGCAACGCCTCAAGTCATTGTTGCTGATGGGCGTTCATTTGATCGCATTTTAGGAGAAACCTCTGGCAATGCTGATTTAATTTTTCTAGGAATGGCAAGACCCGATGAAAACTTTGTTCAACATTATGAATCCTTACAACAAAAAGTAACTAATCTTCCCTCGACAATTTTTGTTTTAGCCGCTCCCAATTTTTCCTTTGAAGATGTATTTTAA
- the mutS gene encoding DNA mismatch repair protein MutS — MQESQGKATPAYMKNADYHKLDRAQLTPMMQHYIEVKEQHPNVLLLYRVGDFFECFFQDAVTVAQELELVLTSKEGGKEIGRVPMTGVPHHALERYTALLVEKGYAIAVCDQVEDAAQAAAEKRMVERQITKLLTPGTLTEEGMLHARRNNFLAAVVIAGQHWGLAYTDISTGEFYTTQSQNLETLSLELQRLHPSEILIPTNAPDIGSMLRPGETSDSIPEFLPDSFCYTLRSQTQFSAGEARNQLLTYFRVSSLEGMGCTNLPLGIRAAGGLLFYIEETQKNHQVPLQTLKTYTLSDYLILDQQTRRNLEIVQTVRDGTYHGSLLWALDRTCTAMGGRALRRWLLQPLLDIKGIVARQDTISELIRQTNLRDDLRQLLRQIYDLERLSGRAGAGTANARDLRGLADSLLRLKDLAALVKEGNSPFLRALQSVPPDLEELGEKILNSLVESPPQHLGEGGLIRPGVDEQLDQMQQTLEEDKQWLADLETSERERTGIAKLKVGYNKTFGYFISIPRSKADLAPENYTRKQTLTNEERYITSELKERETRILTAKDDLNRLEYEIFAALRAEVGEKAQQIRDISRAVAAIDVLAGLAELAVYYDYCRPEMIEGRCLKIKEGRHPVVEQTLPTGFFVPNSTAMGFEEKSNNPDLIILTGPNASGKSCYLRQVGLIQLMAQIGSFVPAKEAKLGISDRVFTRVGAVDDLATGQSTFMVEMNETANILNHATPNSLILLDEIGRGTATFDGLSIAWAVAEYLATQVQGRTIFATHYHELNELASILPNVANYQVTVKEMENEIIFLHQVQPGGADRSYGIEAGRLAGLPPTVISRAQQVMGQIEKHSKIALGLRKGLTQQTEKTDQLDIFET; from the coding sequence ATGCAGGAGTCTCAGGGAAAAGCGACCCCCGCCTACATGAAAAACGCTGATTATCACAAACTCGATCGCGCTCAACTTACCCCCATGATGCAGCATTATATTGAGGTGAAAGAGCAGCATCCCAATGTTTTGCTATTGTATCGGGTCGGAGACTTCTTTGAGTGTTTTTTTCAAGATGCGGTTACCGTTGCTCAAGAATTAGAATTAGTTTTAACCAGTAAAGAAGGAGGAAAGGAAATTGGTCGCGTTCCCATGACAGGGGTTCCTCATCATGCTTTAGAACGTTATACGGCGCTGTTAGTGGAAAAAGGTTACGCGATCGCGGTTTGTGATCAAGTGGAAGATGCCGCCCAAGCGGCTGCCGAAAAACGCATGGTAGAGCGTCAAATCACCAAACTGCTTACCCCAGGCACATTAACCGAAGAAGGAATGCTTCACGCCCGACGCAATAACTTTCTGGCAGCAGTGGTTATCGCAGGACAACATTGGGGACTCGCTTACACTGATATCTCTACAGGAGAATTTTACACCACCCAATCCCAAAACTTAGAAACCCTTTCTCTGGAATTACAACGCCTGCATCCCTCGGAAATTCTTATCCCCACCAATGCCCCTGATATTGGCAGTATGTTACGCCCTGGGGAAACCTCTGATAGTATCCCTGAGTTTCTACCTGATAGTTTTTGTTATACCCTACGTTCCCAAACTCAATTTAGTGCAGGAGAAGCGCGAAATCAACTTTTAACCTATTTTCGGGTTAGTTCCCTGGAAGGGATGGGCTGCACTAATCTCCCCCTTGGCATTCGCGCAGCAGGAGGGCTTTTATTTTATATTGAAGAAACGCAAAAAAATCATCAAGTTCCCCTGCAAACCCTCAAAACTTACACTCTCAGCGATTATTTAATCCTTGATCAACAAACTCGCCGTAACCTAGAAATTGTGCAAACCGTGCGAGATGGGACATATCATGGTTCTCTTTTATGGGCATTAGATCGGACTTGTACCGCTATGGGAGGGCGTGCGCTCCGTCGCTGGTTATTACAGCCATTATTAGATATTAAAGGTATTGTTGCCCGTCAAGACACAATTAGCGAGTTAATCCGGCAAACTAATCTCCGCGATGATTTACGACAGCTTTTGCGCCAAATTTATGATTTAGAACGCCTCAGTGGACGTGCCGGGGCTGGAACTGCCAATGCGAGAGACTTACGGGGATTAGCAGATTCGCTGTTGCGCTTAAAAGACTTAGCCGCCTTAGTAAAAGAGGGAAATTCGCCTTTTCTACGGGCGTTGCAGTCGGTTCCCCCTGACTTAGAAGAATTGGGAGAAAAAATCTTAAACTCTCTGGTAGAATCGCCGCCGCAACATCTGGGAGAAGGGGGATTAATTCGCCCCGGAGTCGATGAACAACTGGATCAAATGCAACAGACGCTAGAGGAAGATAAACAATGGTTAGCTGATTTAGAAACCAGTGAACGGGAACGCACGGGCATTGCTAAACTGAAGGTGGGTTATAACAAAACCTTTGGCTATTTTATTAGTATTCCTCGCAGTAAAGCGGATCTTGCCCCAGAAAACTATACTCGCAAACAAACTTTAACCAACGAAGAACGTTATATCACCTCGGAATTAAAAGAACGAGAAACTCGAATCTTAACCGCGAAAGATGACTTAAATCGCCTAGAATACGAAATTTTTGCTGCCTTACGTGCCGAAGTCGGGGAGAAAGCGCAACAAATTCGGGATATTTCTCGGGCGGTGGCGGCGATTGATGTCTTAGCAGGATTAGCAGAATTAGCAGTGTATTATGATTATTGTCGCCCCGAAATGATCGAAGGACGCTGCTTAAAAATTAAAGAGGGAAGACACCCTGTCGTTGAACAAACGCTCCCCACAGGCTTTTTTGTTCCTAATTCTACTGCCATGGGATTTGAGGAAAAAAGCAATAATCCTGATTTAATTATTCTCACTGGGCCCAATGCTAGCGGAAAAAGTTGTTATTTGCGACAAGTGGGGTTAATTCAATTAATGGCACAAATTGGCAGTTTTGTTCCAGCGAAAGAGGCAAAATTAGGAATCAGCGATCGCGTTTTTACCCGAGTGGGTGCAGTGGATGATCTCGCCACTGGACAATCGACATTTATGGTAGAAATGAATGAAACCGCAAATATCCTTAATCATGCTACCCCGAATTCCCTAATTTTATTAGATGAAATTGGACGGGGAACAGCTACTTTTGATGGACTTTCTATTGCTTGGGCGGTTGCTGAATACCTTGCTACACAGGTGCAAGGAAGAACAATTTTTGCCACTCACTATCACGAATTAAACGAATTAGCTTCAATTTTGCCGAATGTTGCGAACTATCAAGTAACCGTAAAAGAGATGGAAAACGAAATTATTTTCTTACATCAAGTGCAACCCGGTGGCGCAGATCGATCCTATGGAATTGAAGCAGGAAGATTAGCAGGACTTCCACCCACTGTGATTTCTCGCGCTCAACAAGTGATGGGACAAATTGAAAAACATAGTAAAATTGCTTTGGGATTAAGAAAAGGGTTAACCCAGCAAACGGAAAAAACGGATCAGTTAGATATCTTTGAGACTTAA
- a CDS encoding 2TM domain-containing protein, producing MTASNENPDNIPSYSQEEVQEILQNAIVRKVDNQDHFTYEQLSEMAKELDISPETLKVAEENWQQQKTELQQRQAFDKHRWQKIKRRWEGYLIFNAFLVTLNLITAGTVSWAVYPLAFFGLGLVYDTWETSRLEGEKYDRALEKWQKKKSA from the coding sequence ATGACTGCTTCTAACGAGAATCCTGACAATATTCCCTCTTACAGTCAGGAGGAAGTGCAAGAAATTCTACAAAACGCGATTGTGCGAAAAGTTGATAACCAAGATCACTTTACTTATGAACAACTCTCGGAAATGGCAAAAGAGTTAGATATTTCCCCAGAAACCTTAAAAGTCGCGGAGGAAAACTGGCAACAACAAAAAACAGAATTACAACAACGACAAGCATTTGATAAACATCGTTGGCAAAAGATTAAACGCCGTTGGGAAGGATATTTAATTTTTAATGCTTTTCTCGTTACCCTGAATTTAATTACGGCTGGAACAGTTTCTTGGGCAGTATATCCTTTAGCTTTTTTTGGCTTGGGCTTAGTTTATGACACATGGGAAACTTCTAGGTTAGAAGGGGAAAAATACGATCGCGCTTTAGAAAAATGGCAAAAGAAAAAATCCGCTTAA
- the acpP gene encoding acyl carrier protein: protein MSQCLNPNCLAVNSKGDPYCKKCGSSLLLRSRYRALKIIGQGGFGRTFKAIDEDKPSKPYCVIKQSLPQGQGTDNLKRASELFTKEGETLDQLGQHPQIPELLAFFSEQERQYLVQEFVNGNNLREELETKGAFKESQIRSLLSEVLSILKFVHENKVIHRDIKPDNIIIRERDQKLFLVDFGAAKAVDNTRLLSVTGTVIGSAQYIAPEQLKGKAQYNSDLYSLGVTCLHLLTGVEPFNLFDAGENSWVWRDYLVEQTISEELATILDNLITPAYKKRYQSVDELLSLLSTTSKSSGNSKEKNLDNQPGVVEFVDNKKQEIFLKIQSIVAEQLEIEDKNTIKPESRFAKDLGADSLDVVELVMALEEEFDLEIPDEAAEQIATVQAAVDYIQERQPVREKPLNQNSKYKLNKSESPNPNDVIAYLNRGNARLQQGDLEGAIADYNEAIRLNPDWVIPYSNRKEIAPHPNTSIEILKQLARDDDWKVRLEVAKNPNTPKAILSALAQDSNKAVREAANKRLAGQ, encoded by the coding sequence ATGAGCCAGTGTTTAAATCCTAACTGTTTAGCGGTTAACTCCAAAGGTGATCCGTACTGTAAAAAATGTGGTAGTTCCCTCTTATTACGATCGCGCTATCGAGCCTTAAAAATCATTGGTCAAGGTGGATTTGGACGAACTTTTAAAGCAATTGATGAAGATAAACCTTCTAAACCTTATTGCGTCATTAAACAGTCTTTACCGCAAGGACAAGGAACCGATAACTTAAAAAGAGCCTCGGAACTTTTTACGAAAGAAGGAGAAACCTTAGATCAGTTGGGGCAACATCCGCAGATTCCTGAGTTATTAGCGTTTTTTAGTGAACAAGAACGCCAATACTTAGTGCAAGAATTTGTTAATGGGAATAACCTCCGAGAAGAGTTAGAAACTAAAGGAGCGTTTAAGGAATCGCAAATTCGTTCCTTATTAAGTGAAGTCCTTTCTATCTTAAAATTTGTCCATGAAAACAAAGTCATTCATCGTGACATTAAACCAGACAACATTATTATTAGGGAACGAGACCAAAAATTATTTTTAGTTGACTTTGGAGCTGCCAAAGCAGTCGATAATACTCGTTTGTTATCAGTGACAGGAACCGTGATTGGTTCAGCACAATATATTGCTCCTGAACAATTAAAAGGAAAAGCTCAATACAATAGTGATTTGTATAGCTTAGGGGTAACTTGTCTGCATCTATTAACAGGAGTTGAACCCTTCAATTTATTTGATGCTGGTGAGAATAGTTGGGTGTGGCGAGATTATTTAGTCGAGCAGACAATTAGTGAAGAATTAGCAACGATTTTAGATAACTTAATTACGCCAGCTTATAAAAAACGTTATCAGTCGGTTGATGAATTACTAAGCTTATTATCAACAACATCAAAATCCTCAGGAAACAGCAAAGAGAAAAATTTAGATAATCAACCAGGTGTGGTTGAATTTGTAGATAACAAGAAGCAAGAAATATTTTTAAAAATCCAATCTATTGTTGCCGAACAGCTAGAAATTGAAGATAAAAACACTATTAAGCCGGAATCGAGATTTGCAAAAGATTTAGGTGCTGATTCGCTTGATGTGGTGGAATTAGTCATGGCATTAGAAGAAGAGTTTGATCTCGAAATTCCCGATGAAGCAGCCGAACAAATTGCCACAGTTCAAGCCGCTGTTGATTATATTCAGGAAAGACAACCAGTTAGAGAGAAACCCCTAAATCAAAATAGTAAATATAAGCTAAATAAATCAGAATCTCCAAATCCTAATGACGTAATTGCCTACTTGAACCGAGGAAATGCTCGCCTTCAGCAAGGAGATTTAGAAGGCGCGATCGCTGATTATAATGAGGCAATTCGTCTCAATCCTGATTGGGTAATTCCCTATAGTAACCGAAAAGAAATAGCACCTCATCCTAATACATCCATTGAAATCTTAAAGCAATTAGCTCGGGATGATGATTGGAAGGTACGTCTTGAAGTCGCCAAAAACCCCAATACACCAAAGGCGATTCTCTCAGCATTAGCACAAGATAGTAACAAAGCAGTACGAGAGGCTGCTAACAAAAGATTAGCTGGTCAATAA
- a CDS encoding Uma2 family endonuclease, producing the protein MTQLRQKVYTPEEYLEIEAEAETRHEFINGEVVPMAGGTTKHNLITGNLYIALRLALKEKKAPVYMENVKLWLPSVNVFTYPDLMVLAGDPVYYGQNQSTVTNPVVIIEVLSNSTRNYDQGEKFSFYRTLDSLQEYVLVDQDQSLVMVYRRGTAKQWSLYILEDLTDVMQLDSVGVEVPLSGIYEGV; encoded by the coding sequence ATGACACAGTTAAGGCAAAAGGTTTACACACCAGAAGAATATCTGGAAATTGAGGCAGAAGCAGAAACCCGTCATGAGTTTATTAATGGGGAAGTTGTACCGATGGCAGGGGGAACAACAAAGCATAATCTGATTACGGGGAATCTTTATATTGCTTTACGCCTTGCCTTAAAAGAAAAGAAGGCTCCTGTTTACATGGAAAATGTCAAGTTGTGGCTTCCATCAGTAAATGTTTTTACTTATCCTGATTTGATGGTTTTGGCAGGTGATCCTGTGTATTATGGGCAGAATCAAAGCACGGTAACTAATCCTGTGGTCATTATTGAAGTGTTATCGAATTCGACACGGAATTATGATCAAGGGGAAAAATTTAGCTTTTACCGAACTTTAGATAGCCTGCAAGAATATGTGCTGGTGGATCAAGATCAATCGCTGGTAATGGTTTATCGACGCGGAACGGCTAAACAATGGAGTCTGTATATTTTGGAAGACTTAACCGATGTTATGCAGTTAGACTCTGTTGGGGTAGAAGTGCCTTTATCAGGCATTTATGAGGGAGTTTAA